The sequence GTTGGTGCACAAGCTCCCGAAATTGCCCTTAGCGACACAACCGGCAACCCCATTCCATTGTCATCACTACGGGGCAAGTATGTTCTGCTTGATTTCTGGGCGTCTTGGTGCGGCCCTTGCCGCATGGAGAATCCGAACGTTGTGCGGATGTATAACAAGTTTAAAGACAAAGGTTTTGCCATCTACAGCGTTTCGCTCGATCAGACAAAAGGCAACTGGACCAAGGCAATCCGCAACGATAACCTCACCTGGACCCACGTTTCTGACTTAAAATATTGGCAATCGGCTGCGGCTCAACAATACGGCGTTCAGGCGATCCCGGCGACCTTTCTTTTGGATAAAGAAGGTAAAATCATTGCCAAGAACCTGCGGGGCGATGCTTTGGAGCAGAAACTTGAGGAAATCCTGAAAGGTGGTCAATAGGTTAAACACAAGTTATTAGTTTTGCAGGGTCAGGTTATTAACCTGGCCCTTTTTTTTTTGCTACCTGCCCAAAAGGCTGCTTCATCACTAGCTACCTTACTAATTCGTACACTCATTCATTAAAAAAATGAAAATTGCTATTGTTGGCTGCGGCAACATGGGGATGGCATTTGCCAAATCATTTCTACAATATGATCTGGTAAAAAAAGATGACCTGCTGCTGATCGAAAAAAGTACTGACCGTTCTGAAGCACTTAAAAATGAAAAAGCGGGCGTTGTGGTCGATACCATTGGGCCCCACGTTGGCCAGACTGATTTAGTGATCCTGTCGGTAAAGCCGCAGGATTTTAACAGCGTTTACGAAGCGCTCCGGGACGTTGTGCAGCCCAATCAGATCATTTTGTCGATCATGGCCGGTATCCCAATCGCTCAGATTCAGGAAAAGCTTGCCCATCCGCTGGTAGTACGTGCCATGCCAAATACGCCCGCTATGTTGGGAATGGGCATTACAGGCTTTACCGCGGCTAAAGAAGTCGATTTAGCCAGCCTCCGCCGGGTCGAAAATCTCATTAATGCCACAGGCCGGTCTATTTTTCTGGAAGATGAAGCCATGCTTGACGCCGTAACGGCCCTTAGCGGTAGTGGTCCTGCTTATTTTTATTACGTTGTGAAGGCAATGATTGAAGCCGGCAAACAAATGGGTTTTGATGATGCGGTTTCTGCTCTTTTGGTTAAACAGACTATGCTGGGCGCTTACCACCTCATTAATACAGCGGATAAGTCACTCGATGAACTCATTAAGGCTGTTGCTTCTAAAGGTGGCACTACCGAAGCCGCATTACGCACCTTTGAAGCCGGTGCGCTCAGTGATACACTAGTGGCAGGAATTAAAGCAGCACAAGTACGAGCAACGGAGTTGTCTAAAGGATAGAGCTTTAAATCGATAGTCTGGGTCGGATCAGGAAAATACCCTACTGCCGACCCAGACGAATGCTATTACAAACCCGTATAGCTGAACGGAGTTATAGCCCGCAATTCGGCTTTCACAGCGTCTGATATAGTCAATTCGTCGATAAATTCCCGAATTGTATCAGCCGTAATTTTCTGATTCGTACGGGTAAGTGCTTTCAACGCTTCATAAGGCTGCGGATAGCCCTCGCGTCGTAGAATTGTCTGTATTCCTTCCGCAACAACCGCCCAGTTATCATCGAGATCAGCGTGGATGGCGGCCGGATTGAGTTCAAGTTTATTTAGGCCTTTTAGTAGCGATTTCAGTGCGATAACCGAATGAGAAAACGGAACACCAAGGCTTCTTAGTACGGTTGAATCGGTCAAATCGCGTTGGAGCCGGGAGATAGGCAACTTACCGGAAAGATGCTCGAATAAGGCATTGGCAATGCCCAGATTCCCTTCCGAATTTTCAAAATCGATCGGATTGACTTTGTGAGGCATAGCAGAAGAACCAACTTCGCCCTCTTTCAGCTTCTGCTTGAAATAGTTCATGGACACGTAGGTCCAGATGTCACGGTCAAGATCGATCAGAATCGTATTTAGTCGCTTATAAGCATCGAGAGTAGCGGCCAGCATATCATAATGCTCGATCTGGGTCGTAAATTGGCTGCGTACCATACCCAGACTTTCCACAAATTGATCACCGAATTTCTTCCAGTCCTCGTTCGGATAAGCAACTGCGTGGGCGTTAAAATTTCCCGTCGCGCCACCAAACTTAGCTGCTGTTGGAATACCAGCCAGCAATTGTAGTTGTTTTTCAATACGTTCGACAAATACCAGCAATTCTTTCCCTAACCGGGTGGGCGACGCTGGTTGACCATGGGTTTTAGCCAGCATGGGGATATCTTTCCACTGCTCAGCTAACTGTTGCAGCCGAACGAATACGTCCCGATAAAGGGGCGTAATTTCGGTATTGAGAGCGTCGCTGAGTGATAACGGAATAGCTGTATTATTAATATCCTGCGAAGTCAGCCCAAAGTGTACAAACTCAAGATAAGGCTCTACCGGTGACCCTTTCAGTTTTTCTTTAATAAAGTACTCAACGGCTTTTACATCGTGATTGGTCGTCTTTTCGATGTCTTTGATGCGCAAAGCGTCTGCTTCTGTAAAGTTTTCATACAAAGCCCGGAGAATCGGAAACTGGGTGGGCTCAACACCCGCTAGCTGCGGAACTGGCCAGTTGCAAAGCGCGATAAAGTATTCGATTTCGATACGAACCCGGTAGTGAATGAGCCCATATTCCGAAAAATAAGGAGCCAGGCTTTCAACCTGGCGTCGGTAGCGACCGTCAACGGGCGATATGGCCGTTAATGCTGATAAATCCATACGGTAAAGCAAAATGCAAAGGTAACGCCAATAGCATTAGAACCTCCCGAAAGTTCTAATTTTCGGGAGGTTCTAATGCTATTGGCGTTAGGTCAATCAAAAAGGATTCAGGTAAAGCCCAATACCTAACCAATTCGTCTGCTGAGACTCATACTGGCTATAGGGACGAAAGCCAGAATAACCTTCGAGTAAAAATGTCAGGTTATTTTGTGTCCGCCCTACCTCTAAGCCAATGCCTGCGTGAATACCCGGCCGGAAGTCTGTTTGTTGCCAGAACTTTATATCAACACCACCGACCAGACGTGCAGCCTTTTCGGATGGCTTTTTATAGAAAGCTCCAAGCTGGGCGCTCAACAGTTTTCGCTCTTCCGTTTTTCGTAGTACAATACCAGCACCAGCATACAACCGCCAGTTGTTCGCATTCCGGCTGTAAGTAGCATCGAGCTGTTCGTAATTTACCGAGTTAGGCGACGGGGCCGTTATTTTGTTTCGGTAGATATAATCGTCACCCAGGTGCGAAGAGATGTGGTAAACCCGGAAACGATAATTATTGGCTCCACGCCGAACATTGTAGATAATGCTGATCTTATAATCATTATTCATGATTTGCCGACGCGCTTTATTCAGCTTATCGTCATGAAAGGCTTCAAACTGTGTAAATGAAGCCAGATCAAGTACCCATTCGGTCGATCGACCAGGCTCTGGTGTCCGGCGGTAGAATGCTTTGGCAAATCCGAAGGCAAATGGAACAATACTTCCTTTATATTTTTCACCATCCGTGTAATACAAAGGCAATACACTACCATACGTCTGCGCTTCGAGTGGATCGAGCAAAATTGGCTCAAACAGGTG comes from Spirosoma aureum and encodes:
- the proC gene encoding pyrroline-5-carboxylate reductase — its product is MKIAIVGCGNMGMAFAKSFLQYDLVKKDDLLLIEKSTDRSEALKNEKAGVVVDTIGPHVGQTDLVILSVKPQDFNSVYEALRDVVQPNQIILSIMAGIPIAQIQEKLAHPLVVRAMPNTPAMLGMGITGFTAAKEVDLASLRRVENLINATGRSIFLEDEAMLDAVTALSGSGPAYFYYVVKAMIEAGKQMGFDDAVSALLVKQTMLGAYHLINTADKSLDELIKAVASKGGTTEAALRTFEAGALSDTLVAGIKAAQVRATELSKG
- a CDS encoding DUF1207 domain-containing protein; translated protein: MKKVLLAFLLSVQVGTLAFAQQPTTPAKTTAPASRTLTPAEQRQKEKIDREVQRERQIRAEWAQKQREYEAKQAEKERQKQARKAEKERQQQERETAKSKPEPTPASTQPVAPPVTEPVTPTPAPTTTPAVVEPTRKEKRAQRKKEAQEKPAPAAPAKEVQPVEPTPVPVPVTPPPVETAPVEAPQKVAKPQRPKRERKPAIKHVDSVAVSTEISEPSLVRPRREFLPKGHLFEPILLDPLEAQTYGSVLPLYYTDGEKYKGSIVPFAFGFAKAFYRRTPEPGRSTEWVLDLASFTQFEAFHDDKLNKARRQIMNNDYKISIIYNVRRGANNYRFRVYHISSHLGDDYIYRNKITAPSPNSVNYEQLDATYSRNANNWRLYAGAGIVLRKTEERKLLSAQLGAFYKKPSEKAARLVGGVDIKFWQQTDFRPGIHAGIGLEVGRTQNNLTFLLEGYSGFRPYSQYESQQTNWLGIGLYLNPF
- the purB gene encoding adenylosuccinate lyase, whose amino-acid sequence is MDLSALTAISPVDGRYRRQVESLAPYFSEYGLIHYRVRIEIEYFIALCNWPVPQLAGVEPTQFPILRALYENFTEADALRIKDIEKTTNHDVKAVEYFIKEKLKGSPVEPYLEFVHFGLTSQDINNTAIPLSLSDALNTEITPLYRDVFVRLQQLAEQWKDIPMLAKTHGQPASPTRLGKELLVFVERIEKQLQLLAGIPTAAKFGGATGNFNAHAVAYPNEDWKKFGDQFVESLGMVRSQFTTQIEHYDMLAATLDAYKRLNTILIDLDRDIWTYVSMNYFKQKLKEGEVGSSAMPHKVNPIDFENSEGNLGIANALFEHLSGKLPISRLQRDLTDSTVLRSLGVPFSHSVIALKSLLKGLNKLELNPAAIHADLDDNWAVVAEGIQTILRREGYPQPYEALKALTRTNQKITADTIREFIDELTISDAVKAELRAITPFSYTGL